The Gloeobacter morelensis MG652769 genome contains the following window.
CGGGGGCCGGTCGGCGACACTTGCATCGTCAGAGCCTGGCTGGGGTCGAAACCGGCCTCAACTTGCTGCAGGCGCACCAGGCTGGAGACAAAAAGCCCGGCGCCAATCAAGAGCACCAGCGCCAGTGCCACCTCCGAAGCCACCAGCAGGCTGCGCAGACGGTTGCGCTTCGGCCCGCCGGTCGAACCGCGCCCGCCGTCTTTGAGCGTTTCATTGAGGTTGACTTTGGCGGTCTGCAGGGCCGGGGCGAGGCCAAAGACCACCCCCGTCAATAGGGAAACGGCCAGGGTGAAAGCGAGCACCCAGCCGTCCAGGGCAATTTCCTGGCTTCGGGGCAACTCGGCCGGACTGACGGCTACCAGGCCCTTCAGTCCCCAGTAGGCCAGTAGCAGGCCGAGGGCGGCCCCCAGTAGTGAGAGCAGCAGGCTCTCGCTCAGCAACTGCCGGATGATTCGCCCCCGGCTTGCCCCGAGCGCCAGGCGGATTGCCATCTCTTTTTCGCGCACGGTCGCCTGGGCCATTTGCAGGTTGGCGACGTTGGCGCAGGCGATCAGCAGCACGCAGGCGACCGCTCCCGCCAGCACCAATAGCGTCGGCTGGATGTCGCCGACGAGCTGTTGATGCAGCGGGACTATCGTGATTCCCCACTCGCCGTTGGTGTCCGGGTACTGGCGCACCAAGCGGCCGGCAACCAGATCCAGGTCGGCTTTCGCCTCGGCCAGGGTGAGCCCCGGCTTCATGCGGGCAATCACTTGTAAGTAGCGCGTATCGCGCATCTGGGTCACTTCCGTGGCACCCGCCTTGTGCTCGGGTACGCGGTCGCGCGGCGGAATCCACAGCTCTGTACGCTCCGGGAAGCGGAAGCTCGTCGGCATGATGCCGATCACGGTAAAGCGTTCGCCGTCGATGGTGAGCGTCTGGCCGATTAAAGCCGGGTCGGACCCGAAGCGGCGCTGCCACAGGCTCTCGCTGACCACGACCACCTGATTTTTGCCGGGTTGCTCTTCTTCGAGCGCGAAGGTCCGCCCGAGCAAGGGCCGCACGCCCAGCACCGTGAAGAAGCTGGCGGAGGTGACGGTCCCTTGCAGGCGTTCTGACTGTGCCCGGTCTGTGACGTTCAAGTTGCGGGAGCGAAAGGCGGCGATCTGATCGAAGACCCGGTTGTCGTCTCGCCAGTCGAGAAAGTTGGCCGGTGAGGCCGGCACTTTCTGCCCCCAGGCTTCCTTGGCGTAGGTTTCCCAGACCGACACCAGCCTGTCTGGGTTGGCGTAGGCGAGGGGTTGCAGCAGCAGGGCGTTGACGACGCTGAAAATGGCGCTGCTCGAACCGATGCCCAGGGCCAGGGCGAACACCGCCACGGCTGTAAAGAGCGGTTTCTTGATTAAAATCCGCGCACTGTATCTCAAGTCTTGCCAGAGTGATTCCACCGTCAGCCTCCATTACTAAGTGGACATTGGTTTGGTTGCAGCAAAGCGACTACTGACCTTTGAGCAGGAAGCGCAGGCGCAGGAGCGCCTTACCCAGCTTGTGCAACACGGCGGCGGAACGTTTGCTCGAGAAATACTTGCGCAAGAACGCGAAGCGCTGGTAGCTGAAACCGAGCTGGAGTGCGGAGAGCGCGTGGCAACAGATCTCGGTAGTGCGGGAGGCGTACTCGGGGCGCATGATATCGATGAGCAAGATGTAGCGATTTTCAGAAGTGTTGTTCCAGGCCGTGTGGACGTGGGCATCGCAGAACATCAAGATCTTGCCGTCTTCCCAACCGCGCATCTCGTTGCCGACTTTGAAACCGCATTCGGGTAACGGGGCGGGCACACCCAGGCCCATGTGGCAGCGGATGATCGCGTTGGTATCGCCGTGGTGGGGTCTGATCGTCGTGTTGGGTTCGAGTACGTTTAGCGAACCGCCGGTCATGTTCGGAATCGATGCCAGCAGTGCGGCGGTCTTCGGGCACTTTTTGCAGTTGTCGTGGGATCTGGTCTTCCAGAAATAGAAGCCAAAAGTTTTCCAGCGCTTCGGTTTGGTGACCATGTCGGCAATTGGATAGGGCGTCATGATGTCGCCGTTTTCTTTCAGCAGATTTTCCAGTTCTTCGCGCACTTCGAGCCATTGAGACTCGACTCTTTCTACCCAGGGAAAGTCGCGCTTGTCGAAATAGTAGGGCTCTGTACCTCTGAACTTGCCGCCGTGAAACGCGAACCAGAGTTTGCTCGCTTTGTTCAGCGTCTGAGTCATGGACGTCTCCTGTGGTTGTATTGTTCTGGACTTTTTTTACTGGGCTGCCATCGCCTGCACCCGGTGCGATCGTGCCGCCTGTGCGTGCGCCGCTGCGAGGAAACCCTCCAGCCGTTCGGCCGTTACCTGAACGTCGGGATTTTTGACGATCGAGTAGTGGTCACCGGTGACGGCCTCGATGTGCAGGCCGCCAAGGGCGATTCCACTCCAGTCGGCAATCGGTGTGCGTTGCCTTTGAGCGGCCTGTTCGCTGGAGAGCAGCAGCGTAATCCGGCCTGAATAAGCGCGGGGCACATACTGTTGCAGCGCCCGGTAGTTGGTTTTGTACACCTGCATCAGCTTGTGGAGCTGTACAGACCGGGTCTTTTCGACTGCGGCGTTGGCGCTGCTCCAGTCGAGAATGGCCTGCAGTTGTCCGTCCAGTCCGGTCACCGCCGGGTCGGGCGGCAGTGCCACTTCGGTGCCAAGCAAGTCGGCGACGTTCTGGGCGAAGGCCGCGACCAGGTGGGCGTCGTCCGTCCCCCGGTTGCTGCGCTCGCCATCGGGAAGCGCACTGTCGAGCAAGGCGAGCAAATCGACCTGCTGGCCTTGCTGCTCCAGTTGTTGCGCCATCTCGTAAGCGACGACCCCGCCCAGGGACCAGCCGCCCAGCAGGTAGGGACCAGCCGGCTGCACCCGGCGCATTGTCTTGATATAGTGCGCGGCCATCTTTTCGATCGAGTCGAGGAGCGGTTGCCCATCGGCCAGGCCGGGGGACTGGAGGCCGTAGAAGGGTTGTTCTTTGTGCAGGTGGCGGGCCAGTTCGATGTAGCAGAGGACGCTGCCACCTACCGGGTGGATGCAGAAGAAGGGCCGCCGCACACCGGCAGGCTGAATCGCCACGATCGGGGAACCGGAAGGCCGGTTTGGTGTGTCGGTTTCGGCCGGACTGTGGGGGCGCTGACCGAACAGAAGCGGTAGAGGAAAGGCGCCCTTCAATTTCTCGACGGCTCGCTGTACCTGCCGTTCGACCGCATCGCCCTCGAAGAATCTGGACAGGCGTTGCCCCAGGCGCGACAGCCGATTGCCCAGGGATTGCGCCTCAGCAACAGGGGTTTGCTCTTGCAGGACAAGCGCCAGGGCCTCGATCGTCGGCTTCTCGAAAAGTACAGGCAGGGTGACACTCTGACCGAATGCCTCGCGCACTTCTTCGAGTAGGCGCATGGCGAGCAGGGAGTGACCGCCCAGTTCAAAGAAGTCGTCTCGAACGCTAACGGGCTTCACTTCGAGCAACCGCTCCCAGATGCGGGTCAGTTGCACCTCGCGGGGGTTGCGAGGCGCCAGGAAGTCCTCTCCCGCTTCCGGGCGGGCGGCATCAGGAACGGGCAGGGCGCGGCGGTCGAGCTTGCCGTTTATATTCAGGGGCAATTCCGCCAGGAATACGTACAAAGAGGGCAGCATGTAGGGCGGCAAGCAGCCCTGCAACCAGGCACGCAACTCGCTCTCCAGAAGGGATTCTTTTGCCACCACGTAGGCGACAAGCCGCCTGTCGGTCCCCTGCCCGTCGGCACAGGCGATTACAGCACAGGAGCGCACTCCCGCGTGTCCCGACAACGCCGAGGCCACCTCCCCAGGCTCGACCCGGTGACCACGTATCTTCACCTGGTCGTCCGTGCGCCCTAAAAACTCGATACGACCGTCCACCCGGAATCGCGCCAGGTCGCCACTGCGGTACAACCGTGCCCCTGGCCGCTCGCTGTAAGGATGCGGCACAAACTTCTCAGCCGTCAAAGCCGCACGACCCAGATAGCCCCGCGCTAGACCGGCACCACCCAGACAGAGCTCTCCCGCGACTCCGACCGGCACCGGCCGACCGTTGCTATCGAGAATGTACGCCTCGGTGCCTCCAATCGGCCGACCGATGGAAGGCAATGGGCCATCTGCTATCGGCGGGACGACCCCGGAAGTAGAGACGACCGTGTTCTCCGTTGGGCCGTAGTTATTGGAAAGTGCAAACGGTAGACCCGGCGGTGGTGACGAGTGCAGGGTGTCCCCGCCCACAAACAGCCAGCGCAGGGGAGCTTTTTCAGGCCAGGGCAGGGTGAGCACCCGCTCGGCAAGCGGAGTGGGCAAGAAGCAGTGGGTGATCTGGCGATCGAGCAGCCAGTCGCGCAGGTCGGTTGGACAGAGGCGGGTGTGGGTATCGGGGAAGTGGAGGGAGGCACCGGCGCACAGGCAGGTCCAGACTTCCCATGCACAGGCGTCGAAGGCGGGTGCGGCGATTTGTGCAGCCCGGTCTCCGGGAGCGAAGGAGAAGGTTTTGAGGTGCCAGCGGATCAAGTTGGCGAGGTTGCGTCGTTCGACCTGGACACCTTTTGGGTTGCCTGTGGAGCCTGAGGTGTAGATGACGTAGGCGAGGTCTGCCGGTGCAGACAAGCCGGGCAGATTGCTTTCTGCTCCCGGTATGTACAGCAGATCGTCCCCTTCGACCTTGGTTAGCCGGCCTGCTGTATTCAGGCAGAGCACACGAGCATTGGAGGTTGGCAGGATAGGAGCGAGGTGTTCTTGAGCGAGCAGCACCGGCACCTGAGCGTCGGTCAGCAAGTAGGTCAACCGCTCAGCCGGGTAGGCCGGGTCGAGCGGCACGTAGGCCCCGCCCGCCTTCAAGATTGCCAGCATGCCAATGACGGCCTCGGCTGAACGTTCGGCGAAAAGACCGACCAGCGACCCCGGTCCGACGCCGAGTGCCTGCAAGCGGTGGGCGAGGCGGTTGGCGCGGGTGTTCAGTTCGCCATAGCTCAAGCGCTGAGTGTCTGCCCACTCCAGGGCCGGTGCTTCGGGAGTCAGTTCGGCATGGCGCTCGAACAGTTCATGGACACAGGCCGTTTCCGCTGTGGGTACTGCCGGGTTCCACTCGACAAGCACCTGGCGGCGTTCCGACTCCGATAGCAGCGGCAATCGCGACAACCGTGTCTCTGGACGGGCGACGATGCCTGCCAGAAGCACACCGAAGCGCTCCGCCAAACTCTCGACTGTCTCCACATCGAAAATGTCTGTGCTGTACTCGAAGCCACCGCACAATCCCGACGGACCTTCTTCAAGCGATAGCGTCAGGTCGAACTTCGCTGTGCGACCTTTTGCCGACAGCGACTCTATCGACAAACCAGGTAGCTCAAGCGCGGAAGCCGGGGCGTTTTGCAGAGCGAAGACTGCCTGCACCAGAGGCGAACGGCCCCATCGCTGCTGGGGTGCCAGATGCTCGACAAGCTTCTCGAAAGGTAGGTCCTGATGGGCATAAGCACCCAACGCCGACTCGCGAGCACGGGCAATCAGTTGGCGGAAACTCGGGTCACCGCTGAGGTCGGCCCGCAAAGGCAGGGTGTTGACGAAAAAGCCAATCAGGGGTTCGAGTTCACCGCGATGACGATTGGCGACGGGGGTGCCGATGAGGAAATCGGTTTGTCCACCGCAGCGGTAGAGCAGGGTCTGCAAGGCAGCAAGCAACACCATGAACGGTGTCGCCCCTTCGCGGCGAGCTAACAAAGCTATTGCTGTAGCTGTTTCGGGTCCCAACTCGATAGGCACCCATCCTCCGGCAGAGGAGGGAGCCTGGGGTCTTGGTCGGTCTAGAGGTAGTTCGAGCAGTGGTGGCACACCGGCTAGTTGGTTTTGCCAGTAGTGCAACTGCTCCTCAAAGGCGCCGTCCTGCAAAAAGCGGTGCTGCCACTCGGAGAAGTCTGCGTACTGCACGGAAAGAGGCGGCAAAGGTGAGGGCTGAGCGGACTGGAAGGCCGGGTAGAGAACGGCCAGTTCTCGGGTGAGCACTCCCACAGACCAGCCGTCCGCCGCGATGTGGTGCAGGGTCAAAAGCAAGGCATGCTCGTCCTCACCGAGTCGAATGACGACAGTGCGTAGCAGCGGTCCGTGTTCGAGGTCGAAGGGACGGCAGGCCTCGGCGGCGAGCAGTTGCTGGAGGTGCGCTTCACGTTGAGGTTCTGCCAGAGCGCAGAGGTCGACCACCCGCAGCGGAGCATCGTCGTTGGTGGGCGGGGCGATGCGTTGGACGGGTTGACCGCCTTGGAGGGTGAAGGTGGTGCGCAGGCTTTCGTGGCGACGCACGACTTCTGTAAAGCAGCGCCCGAGAGCATCGAGGTCGAGTGTGCCTTTGAGACGCAGGGCAAAGGGGACGTTGTAGGCAGGGTCGCCGGGTTCGAGCCGGTCTAAGAACCACAGCCGTTGCTGGGCAAAGGACTGGGCGAAGCGGGCGACACCGTCGGGTCGGGGAGCGACAGGGATGGGATCTACGCCTACCCCAATCGCAGCGGTTTCGGCTGCAACCGCGTTGCAAAGACCGGCAATAGTCGGCCGCTCGAAGAAGAGTTTGAGCGGTACTTCCAGACCGAGGGCGTCGCGCAGCCGAGAGACGGCCTGGGTGGCGCGCAGGGAGTGGCCGCCCAGTTCGAAGAAATTGTCGTGGATGCCGACCCGCTCGATACCCAGCACTTCCGACCAGACGCGGGCGACTGCACGTTCTGCGTCGGTGCGGGGAGCGACAAACCCTGCCTCGGTGTCGGGGCGCTTCGCTCCGGGAACGGGCAGGGCGCGGCGGTCGAGCTTGCCGTTTATATTCAGGGGCAATTCCGCCAGGAATACGTACAAAGAGGGCAGCATGTAGGGCGGTAGGCGGTCCTGCAACCAGCCGCGCAACTCGGCCGTGCCCGTCTTATCGCCTTCCTGGACCACGTAGGCGACAAGCCGTTTATCTGCTTGCTCGTCATCGGCACAGGCGATTACAGCACAGGAGCGCACTCCCGCGTGTCCCGACAACGCCGAGGCCACCTCCCCAGGCTCGACCCGGTGACCACGTATCTTCACCTGGTCGTCCGTGCGCCCTAAAAACTCGATACGACCGTCCACCCGGAATCGCGCCAGGTCGCCACTGCGGTACAACCGTGCCCCTGGCCGCTCGCTGTAAGGATGCGGCACAAACTTCTCAGCCGTCAAAGCCGCACGACCCAGATAGCCCCGCGCTAGACCGGCACCACCCAGACAGAGCTCTCCCGCGACTCCGACCGGCACCGGCCGACCGTTGCTATCGAGAATGTACGCCTCGGTGCCTCCAATCGGCCGACCGATGGAAGGCAATGGGCCATCTGCTATCGGCGGGACGACCCCGGAAGTAGAGACGACCGTGTTCTCCGTTGGGCCGTAGTTATTGGAAAGTGCAAACGGTAGACCCGGCGGTGGTGACGAGTGCAGGGTGTCCCCGCCCACAAACAGCCAGCGCAGGGGAGCTTTTTCAGGCCAGGGCAGGGTGAGCACCCGCTCGGCAAGCGGAGTGGGCAAGAAGCAGTGGGTGATCTGGCGATCGAGCAGCCAGTCGCGCAGGTCGGTTGGACAGAGGCGGGTGTGGGTATCGGGGAAGTGGAGGGAGGCACCGGCGCACAGGCAGGTCCAGACTTCCCATGCACAGGCGTCGAAGGCGGGTGCGGCGATTTGTGCAGCCCGGTCTCCGGGAGCGAAGGAGAAGGTTTTGAGGTGCCAGCGGATCAAGTTGGCGAGGTTGCGTCGTTCGACCTGGACACCTTTTGGGTTGCCTGTGGAGCCTGAGGTGTAGATGACGTAGGCGAGGTCTGCCGGTGCAGACAAGCCGGGCAGATTGCTTTCTGCTCCCGGTATGTACAGCAGATCGTCCCCTTCGACCTTGGTTAGCCGGCCTGCTGTATTCAGGCAGAGCACACGAGCATTGGAGGTTGGCAGGATAGGAGCGAGGTGTTCTTGAGCGAGCAGCACCGGCACCTGAGCGTCGGTCAGCAAGTAGGTCAACCGCTCAGCCGGGTAGGCCGGGTCGAGCGGCACGTAGGCCCCGCCCGCCTTCAAGATTGCCAGCATGCCAATGACGGCCTCGGCTGAACGTTCGGCGAAAAGACCGACCAGCGACCCCGGTCCGACGCCGAGTGCCTGCAAGCGGTGGGCGAGGCGGTTGGCGCGGGTGTTCAGTTCGCCATAGCTCAAGCGCTGAGTGTCTGCCCACTCCAGGGCCGGTGCTTCGGGAGTCAGTTCGGCATGGCGCTCGAACAGTTCATGGACACAGGCCGTTTCCGCTGTGGGTACTGCCGGGTTCCACTCGACAAGCACCTGGCGGCGTTCCGACTCCGATAGCAGCGGCAATCGCGACAACCGTGTCTCTGGACGGGCGACGATGCCTGCCAGAAGCACACCGAAGCGCTCCGCCAAACTCTCGACTGTCTCCACATCGAAAATGTCTGTGCTGTACTCGAAGCCACCGCACAATCCCGACGGACCTTCTTCAAGCGATAGCGTCAGGTCGAACTTCGCTGTGCGACCTTTTGCCGACAGCGACTCTATCGACAAACCAGGTAGCTCAAGCGCGGAAGCCGGGGCGTTTTGCAGAGCGAAGACTGCCTGCACCAGAGGCGAACGGCCCCATCGCTGCTGGGGTGCCAGATGCTCGACAAGCT
Protein-coding sequences here:
- a CDS encoding ABC transporter permease produces the protein MESLWQDLRYSARILIKKPLFTAVAVFALALGIGSSSAIFSVVNALLLQPLAYANPDRLVSVWETYAKEAWGQKVPASPANFLDWRDDNRVFDQIAAFRSRNLNVTDRAQSERLQGTVTSASFFTVLGVRPLLGRTFALEEEQPGKNQVVVVSESLWQRRFGSDPALIGQTLTIDGERFTVIGIMPTSFRFPERTELWIPPRDRVPEHKAGATEVTQMRDTRYLQVIARMKPGLTLAEAKADLDLVAGRLVRQYPDTNGEWGITIVPLHQQLVGDIQPTLLVLAGAVACVLLIACANVANLQMAQATVREKEMAIRLALGASRGRIIRQLLSESLLLSLLGAALGLLLAYWGLKGLVAVSPAELPRSQEIALDGWVLAFTLAVSLLTGVVFGLAPALQTAKVNLNETLKDGGRGSTGGPKRNRLRSLLVASEVALALVLLIGAGLFVSSLVRLQQVEAGFDPSQALTMQVSPTGPRYREDQSQQRFFKQALERIAALPGVKAAGAIDSLPLSGTGARVSLLLEGRPVDPSQTPMVGGHVVSPDYFRAMGIALLKGRSFAERDDKATLKVALVSRALADRFWPNTDPVGRRIRIEAGDPWMTIVGVVGNVRHQGLGAEPELALYVPYLQSDWQPSTLVVRTETNPRALSGAIRTELQAVDREQPVMDIKTLEQHLANSTAAARLNTLLVGGFASAALLLAIIGIYGVMAYSVNQRTHEFGVRLSLGARPRDIFKLVMQEGIVLALAGITVGLAVAFVAAQFLASLLFGISAADAPTFAVVALLLVAVVMVASFVPARRATRVDPMVALRCE
- a CDS encoding aspartyl/asparaginyl beta-hydroxylase domain-containing protein; this translates as MTQTLNKASKLWFAFHGGKFRGTEPYYFDKRDFPWVERVESQWLEVREELENLLKENGDIMTPYPIADMVTKPKRWKTFGFYFWKTRSHDNCKKCPKTAALLASIPNMTGGSLNVLEPNTTIRPHHGDTNAIIRCHMGLGVPAPLPECGFKVGNEMRGWEDGKILMFCDAHVHTAWNNTSENRYILLIDIMRPEYASRTTEICCHALSALQLGFSYQRFAFLRKYFSSKRSAAVLHKLGKALLRLRFLLKGQ
- a CDS encoding non-ribosomal peptide synthetase, which encodes MSNSSTSGTGPSPEQLKLFAQMLKQKGVSAPQVQTIPKREQHSPCPLSSAQQRLWFLDRLEPGDPAYNVPFALRLKGTLDLDALGRCFTEVVRRHESLRTTFTLQGGQPVQRIAPPTNDDAPLRVVDLCALAEPQREAHLQQLLAAEACRPFDLEHGPLLRTVVIRLGEDEHALLLTLHHIAADGWSVGVLTRELAVLYPAFQSAQPSPLPPLSVQYADFSEWQHRFLQDGAFEEQLHYWQNQLAGVPPLLELPLDRPRPQAPSSAGGWVPIELGPETATAIALLARREGATPFMVLLAALQTLLYRCGGQTDFLIGTPVANRHRGELEPLIGFFVNTLPLRADLSGDPSFRQLIARARESALGAYAHQDLPFEKLVEHLAPQQRWGRSPLVQAVFALQNAPASALELPGLSIESLSAKGRTAKFDLTLSLEEGPSGLCGGFEYSTDIFDVETVESLAERFGVLLAGIVARPETRLSRLPLLSESERRQVLVEWNPAVPTAETACVHELFERHAELTPEAPALEWADTQRLSYGELNTRANRLAHRLQALGVGPGSLVGLFAERSAEAVIGMLAILKAGGAYVPLDPAYPAERLTYLLTDAQVPVLLAQEHLAPILPTSNARVLFFADADVQGPEDGENLSAEVSSAALACVMYTSGSTGNPKGVLVPHQAINRLVREPGYLHFHSEQVFLQFAPLCFDAATFEIWGPLLNGARLAIAPAGPLGSSELAALITTHAVDTLWLSAGLFRVMVDEQLPVLRSLSHLLAGGDAVSLAHAERLLSSAGRCQLINGYGPTENTTFSCCHPLELGRGTPIGRPIGGTEAYILDSNGQPVPVGVAGELYLGGIGLARGYLNRAGLTAEKFVPHPYSERPGARLYRSGDLARFRVDGVIEYLGRTDDQVKIRGHRVEPGEVESVLSGHAGVRSCAVIARTDGKQGEKYLVAYVVSRGEAFLESELRAWLHNRLPSYMLPSAYVFLAELPLNINGKLDRHALPAPDAARPEAGTDFVAPRTAAEQVMAGIWLEVLGTERVGIHDNFFELGGHSLRATQAVSRLRDALGLEVPLKLFFERPTIAGLCNAVAAETAAIGVGVDPIPVAPRPDGVARFAQSFAQQRLWFLDRLEPGDPAYNVPFALRLKGTLDLDALGRCFTEVVRRHESLRTTFTLQGGQPVQRIAPPTNDDAPLRVVDLCALAEPQREAHLQQLLAAEACRPFDLEHGPLLRTVVIRLGEDEHALLLTLHHIAADGWSVGVLTRELAVLYPAFQSAQPSPLPPLSVQYADFSEWQHRFLQDGAFEEQLHYWQNQLAGVPPLLELPLDRPRPQAPSSAGGWVPIELGPETATAIALLARREGATPFMVLLAALQTLLYRCGGQTDFLIGTPVANRHRGELEPLIGFFVNTLPLRADLSGDPSFRQLIARARESALGAYAHQDLPFEKLVEHLAPQQRWGRSPLVQAVFALQNAPASALELPGLSIESLSAKGRTAKFDLTLSLEEGPSGLCGGFEYSTDIFDVETVESLAERFGVLLAGIVARPETRLSRLPLLSESERRQVLVEWNPAVPTAETACVHELFERHAELTPEAPALEWADTQRLSYGELNTRANRLAHRLQALGVGPGSLVGLFAERSAEAVIGMLAILKAGGAYVPLDPAYPAERLTYLLTDAQVPVLLAQEHLAPILPTSNARVLCLNTAGRLTKVEGDDLLYIPGAESNLPGLSAPADLAYVIYTSGSTGNPKGVQVERRNLANLIRWHLKTFSFAPGDRAAQIAAPAFDACAWEVWTCLCAGASLHFPDTHTRLCPTDLRDWLLDRQITHCFLPTPLAERVLTLPWPEKAPLRWLFVGGDTLHSSPPPGLPFALSNNYGPTENTVVSTSGVVPPIADGPLPSIGRPIGGTEAYILDSNGRPVPVGVAGELCLGGAGLARGYLGRAALTAEKFVPHPYSERPGARLYRSGDLARFRVDGRIEFLGRTDDQVKIRGHRVEPGEVASALSGHAGVRSCAVIACADDEQADKRLVAYVVQEGDKTGTAELRGWLQDRLPPYMLPSLYVFLAELPLNINGKLDRRALPVPGAKRPDTEAGFVAPRTDAERAVARVWSEVLGIERVGIHDNFFELGGHSLRATQAVSRLRDALGLEVPLKLFFERPTIAGLCNAVAAETAAIGVGVDPIPVAPRPDGVARFAQSFAQQRLWFLDRLEPGDPAYNVPFALRLKGTLDLDALGRCFTEVVRRHESLRTTFTLQGGQPVQRIAPPTNDDAPLRVVDLCALAEPQREAHLQQLLAAEACRPFDLEHGPLLRTVVIRLGEDEHALLLTLHHIAADGWSVGVLTRELAVLYPAFQSAQPSPLPPLSVQYADFSEWQHRFLQDGAFEEQLHYWQNQLAGVPPLLELPLDRPRPQAPSSAGGWVPIELGPETATAIALLARREGATPFMVLLAALQTLLYRCGGQTDFLIGTPVANRHRGELEPLIGFFVNTLPLRADLSGDPSFRQLIARARESALGAYAHQDLPFEKLVEHLAPQQRWGRSPLVQAVFALQNAPASALELPGLSIESLSAKGRTAKFDLTLSLEEGPSGLCGGFEYSTDIFDVETVESLAERFGVLLAGIVARPETRLSRLPLLSESERRQVLVEWNPAVPTAETACVHELFERHAELTPEAPALEWADTQRLSYGELNTRANRLAHRLQALGVGPGSLVGLFAERSAEAVIGMLAILKAGGAYVPLDPAYPAERLTYLLTDAQVPVLLAQEHLAPILPTSNARVLCLNTAGRLTKVEGDDLLYIPGAESNLPGLSAPADLAYVIYTSGSTGNPKGVQVERRNLANLIRWHLKTFSFAPGDRAAQIAAPAFDACAWEVWTCLCAGASLHFPDTHTRLCPTDLRDWLLDRQITHCFLPTPLAERVLTLPWPEKAPLRWLFVGGDTLHSSPPPGLPFALSNNYGPTENTVVSTSGVVPPIADGPLPSIGRPIGGTEAYILDSNGRPVPVGVAGELCLGGAGLARGYLGRAALTAEKFVPHPYSERPGARLYRSGDLARFRVDGRIEFLGRTDDQVKIRGHRVEPGEVASALSGHAGVRSCAVIACADGQGTDRRLVAYVVAKESLLESELRAWLQGCLPPYMLPSLYVFLAELPLNINGKLDRRALPVPDAARPEAGEDFLAPRNPREVQLTRIWERLLEVKPVSVRDDFFELGGHSLLAMRLLEEVREAFGQSVTLPVLFEKPTIEALALVLQEQTPVAEAQSLGNRLSRLGQRLSRFFEGDAVERQVQRAVEKLKGAFPLPLLFGQRPHSPAETDTPNRPSGSPIVAIQPAGVRRPFFCIHPVGGSVLCYIELARHLHKEQPFYGLQSPGLADGQPLLDSIEKMAAHYIKTMRRVQPAGPYLLGGWSLGGVVAYEMAQQLEQQGQQVDLLALLDSALPDGERSNRGTDDAHLVAAFAQNVADLLGTEVALPPDPAVTGLDGQLQAILDWSSANAAVEKTRSVQLHKLMQVYKTNYRALQQYVPRAYSGRITLLLSSEQAAQRQRTPIADWSGIALGGLHIEAVTGDHYSIVKNPDVQVTAERLEGFLAAAHAQAARSHRVQAMAAQ